CGAAAAAGGAGGAGTCGATCATCGAGTTCGGCAGCGAGGAAAAGGAGGGGAAAAGCGTCTACTTCGTGCGCGACAACGGCGCCGGATTCGACATGGCCTACTACAAGAAGCTCTTCAAGGTTTTCCAGCGGCTGCACTCCACCAGCGAATTCGAAGGAACCGGCATCGGGCTTGCAACGGTCCACAGGGTGATACAGCGCCACGGTGGAACGGTGTGGGCCGAAGGTGCGGTCGAGCAGGGGGCAACTTTCTACTTTACCCTTGGCTGACGCGCCTTTTCCCCCCGGATCCCCGGCGGGACCATTTCCGTCTCCCGCCACCGGTACCAGCCGGGCGCTTTCTTTTCCGCGAGGAAAAAAAGCTACAATCGGCGAAAAGTGGCACCCCTCCCTCACGCGGAGTGCCTGCCGGTACCGCGGGAAGTGGAGGAGGCCGCCATGGGCCCAACGAATACCGACGCCAGAGCAGACCGCCAATGGGGACTCTTCGCCCTCCTTATCCTCACGATCTTTTGTACCGAGTTCGTGCTGGATGGTCTCTGCGCCCCCCTCTTCACCCGGTTGAACCCCTTTTCATGGGATCTTCTCGACTCCCTCTTCCTGACCGTCCTCTTCATCCTGCCGCTCTGGTTCTTTTTCGTGCGCCCCCTCTACCCCCCGGCGCCCGCTCAGCCACCCGCCATTCCCGCGGGGGTCCTCCTTTTTCTCTCCCTGGCCGTGCTCTTCTCCATCGAGTACCTGGTCATGATCGCGCTCCCCCTCACGCTGCCGATGCTACCGCTGCGCCTGCAAAAGATCGCCGACGCCTTCTGCACCTCTCTTGGCAGCGCACCGTTCCTGTGGTGGCTCTTTTTCAGGAAGGAGATGCGGCAGCGGCGCAGCAGCGGCGACGAGCTCCTGCAGACCCCCCTTCGCCTCTACCTGGTCCTGCTGCTTATGGTCTTTTTCCTGACCATGCTCCAGGAGTTTCTCTGCGCGCTTCTTCTCCCTTCCCTGTCGAAGCAGTGGAACGAGCTTCTCGACGCCCTCCTGGTGACCTCCCTCTTCGCCCCGGTCCTCTTTTTCCTGGTGGTGCGCCCGCTGGCACGCTCCGCCCTTTCCGAGCACGCCAGGGTGAGCGCGCTGTACGAGCAGCTCATAGATGCAGTGGTAACCCTCGACGGCGACGGGTCCATAAAGACGGTGAACCGCGCGGCGGAGGGGATCTTCGGCTACCGCGCCGCGGACCTTGCGGGGGAAAACGCCGATGTCCTTTTCAAGGGGGGGCGGGAGTGCCTCCACACCCTTCTGGAAATGGCGACGCCGGCAGTCGGCGGGAAGGCGCTCTCGCACGAACTGATCGCCAGCCGGAGGGACGGGGCGCTCCTCACCATGGACATCTCCGTCAGCCGCGTAACGGTCGGAGGGGCCGGGGAGTTTCTCCTTGTCATGCGCGATGTGAGCGAGCGGCGCCGGATGCAGCGGGAGCTTCAGGAGAGCGAGGAGCGCTTCCGCCAGATCTTTCATCAAAGCGACGACGCGATCATCTTCTTTCACCCCGAAAGCTGTGGCATAGCAGATCTCAACGACACCGCCGCGAGGCTGTACGGCTGCTCCAAGGAGGAGTTGCGCAGTGGAGGGGTGGAGGCGCTGGTGAACCGTGAGGATCTCCCGGCACTGACGACGATGATCAGCGGCTGCAACGGCGGCACCTCGCGGCTTCACTGCGTAGCGCACCGCCGCAGGGACGGCAGGGATCTTTTCCTTTCCATTCGCGGCAGGCTGATGACGCTGCAGGGGGTGAGTCTGGCGTACTGCACCTTCCGGGACATCACCGCGCGGGTTCGCCTGGAGGAGGAAGCGCGGGAGATGCAGGCACGCCTCATCCAGATCAACAAGATGGCTTCCTTGGGCCTCGTCGTCTCCGGGGTCGCCCACGAAGTGAACAACCCGAATAACTTCATCCTGGCCAACTCGCAGCTCCTGGCGCAGGTCTGGGACGACGCCCTGAAGATCCTGCAGGAGTACCGCAAGGAGCACGGCGACTTCATCCTGGGGGGGCTCCCTTTCGACCAGATATCCTCCCATATTCCGGAGCTCTATGAGGGAGTGGTCGACGGTTCGCGCAGGATAAACGAGATCATCAACAACCTGAAGAGCTTCGCCAGGCATGGCGGCGGTCTTGAGCAGGTAGATGTGAACAGGGCGGTGCAGGGCGCGGTCTCGATCCTGCAGTACGAGCTCGCCAAGCACACGGAGAAGTTTCACCTGGAGCTGGCGGGGGATCTGCCGCCGGTGAGGGGAAACAGCCAGCAGCTGGGGCAGGTCGCCATCAACCTGCTGATGAACGCCTGTCAGGCGCTCCCTTCCCGCTCCTCACGAATATGGCTGAGCACCGGTTTCGACGCGGAGGCAGAGGAGATCGTTATCACGGTGCGTGACGAAGGGTGCGGGATCACCCAGGAAGAGAAGGGGAGGGTCATGGAGCCGTTTTTCACCACGAAGCTCGATCGCGGCGGCACGGGGCTCGGGCTCTCCATTTCCCAGTCCATTGTGAAAGAGCACAAGGGGGTGCTGGCCTTCGACTCGGAGCCGGGGAAGGGGAGCACATTCCAGGTGCGCCTCCCCGCCGGAGGGTGAAACGGTCCGGTTCCGGACCGGGGATGTGGAGGCACCGCGGCAATCGCTGCGGTGCCTTTTTTTGTGGCGGGACGTGAACGGGGAGCGGCCGGCGATGGATAAAGTATATTTAATACTGTAAGGACCCCCATAAACGGTAAGGAGGCTTTCCCCATGTTCGATTCCATTCGTTCCAAGGTAGTCATGCTTTTCGTTGCCGCAGGTCTGCTGCTCGCGCCGGCGCTGTCCGTGGCCGCTACCAAGGCCGAGCTCGACCGTGAAGTCAAGGCCGCACTGGCGGATCTCTGCGAGAAGACGCCTGCGGCAAAAATGGTTGCCGAGAAGGCAAAGGCCGTCCTGGTCTTTCCGAGCATTGTGAAGGGTGGACTCATTATCGGCGGTGCCTACGGTGACGGCGGGCTGGTGAAAAACGGAGAGGTCGTGGAGTACTACAACTCCGTCGCGGCCTCGTACGGCCTCCAGGCGGGCGTCCAGAAGTTCGGCTACGCCATGTTCTTCATGACGGACAAGGCGCTGGAGTACCTGCACAAGAGCGGGGGATGGGAGGTCGGCGTCGGCCCTAGCATCGTCATCGTCGACAAGGAGACGGCCGCCGCCTTTGGCAAGAGCATGACCTCGACGACGCTGAAGGAGGACATCTACGCCTTCATCTTCTCCCAGAAAGGGTTGATGGCCGGCATCGGATTGCAGGGCTCGAAAATCACCAAGATCAACCCGAAGTGAGCCTGGGCATCGGGGAGGGAGCGGCGATTTAATTGCCGCTCTGTTAAAAAAAGAGGCACCCGGAACGATGCGATTTCACGAGGTAAAGGCAGCGAGTGCCTGATTTCGCGACACTTTGCCTCTCGCCGCTTCCGCGCCGGGAGCGGATGTGGTGCTATAAGTAGCCTAGGGACTTTGACTTCTGAGAATGGGAAGGAGTGGCATGGCTTGTGCTGACCTCCGGTGGGAAGTGCACCGGCGGTGGTGTGCACAGGCCAGGAGAGATCATGCACCAATCACATTCCTCCCACTGTCGCGGTCAAAG
The DNA window shown above is from Geomonas sp. RF6 and carries:
- a CDS encoding PAS domain-containing sensor histidine kinase; amino-acid sequence: MGPTNTDARADRQWGLFALLILTIFCTEFVLDGLCAPLFTRLNPFSWDLLDSLFLTVLFILPLWFFFVRPLYPPAPAQPPAIPAGVLLFLSLAVLFSIEYLVMIALPLTLPMLPLRLQKIADAFCTSLGSAPFLWWLFFRKEMRQRRSSGDELLQTPLRLYLVLLLMVFFLTMLQEFLCALLLPSLSKQWNELLDALLVTSLFAPVLFFLVVRPLARSALSEHARVSALYEQLIDAVVTLDGDGSIKTVNRAAEGIFGYRAADLAGENADVLFKGGRECLHTLLEMATPAVGGKALSHELIASRRDGALLTMDISVSRVTVGGAGEFLLVMRDVSERRRMQRELQESEERFRQIFHQSDDAIIFFHPESCGIADLNDTAARLYGCSKEELRSGGVEALVNREDLPALTTMISGCNGGTSRLHCVAHRRRDGRDLFLSIRGRLMTLQGVSLAYCTFRDITARVRLEEEAREMQARLIQINKMASLGLVVSGVAHEVNNPNNFILANSQLLAQVWDDALKILQEYRKEHGDFILGGLPFDQISSHIPELYEGVVDGSRRINEIINNLKSFARHGGGLEQVDVNRAVQGAVSILQYELAKHTEKFHLELAGDLPPVRGNSQQLGQVAINLLMNACQALPSRSSRIWLSTGFDAEAEEIVITVRDEGCGITQEEKGRVMEPFFTTKLDRGGTGLGLSISQSIVKEHKGVLAFDSEPGKGSTFQVRLPAGG
- a CDS encoding YSC84-related protein, translated to MFDSIRSKVVMLFVAAGLLLAPALSVAATKAELDREVKAALADLCEKTPAAKMVAEKAKAVLVFPSIVKGGLIIGGAYGDGGLVKNGEVVEYYNSVAASYGLQAGVQKFGYAMFFMTDKALEYLHKSGGWEVGVGPSIVIVDKETAAAFGKSMTSTTLKEDIYAFIFSQKGLMAGIGLQGSKITKINPK